From one Plasmodium malariae genome assembly, chromosome: 12 genomic stretch:
- the PmUG01_12071400 gene encoding RNA-binding protein, putative, protein MTDVQIQNQTSNFNTSKKEFENRYDDKALRILCVKNIPKETKENELLDLFKPFGTIESINLKVNKNVGPYAIYAHVLFSAPEEAKRCLKQMNGKILKGRALRIDFKRYNNKLDDDENSNFKNYNNNNNSNNNNNNNGNGNNNKYHRKINRNNQFYNNRHTNNNKRPPRNDGPLTDDNNNLHDTETKNFRDYEQVNKRPRMGNTNENTNFINASNLNNDFDFNKLLKDYGDRQLLNNFNSDDKNNEVEQIIQTLIKDMMNKPARIKLYLCDHLRQCAQHVFNRPVVSLNLNNDYIKNFNAVNSTSNVNNVSSVSSISNINSISSVNNISSVNSVSNINSINSGSSFIPFNQQEQQNIISNLNNYVNIKEPNLQNMNNDMYNVQMTTIRNSANIPNSCGTVTNNDFLLCNNSNMDSGSTMNNGNNMNNSSNVNNSININSGNNMNSGNNMNSGNNMNSGNNMNSGNNMNSGNNMNSGNNMNSGNNNNSSNTKSVIWKGILEMRNKENLKVIGYALNGNVNAFLNNNIKNIVINHRKKMKNLPKMEAAYYFEIENKADENIFESYKNYFNSKDRVGLASTDNNWHIYIIFPGSPIFNEFCSKNINNNNLNNIFIGVVCYNPQILDKKNSFPLMTQNANNSMNNLNSNNKTNVNYNNNLNKNMNNSNFKHKNNFMNSANNFENNKNINSYNNMMIKEKGNNMMNVANSHIQNSALNLNSNMMKSTRNNNAINSNYISNINAATTTINSTMATTSTTTATATATATATTTTNNNNNNNNNNNNNNNNNSNNNNNNIDNKADFPCVLGNQNIQKNNSQNSILVPAHQTNDTFKNSNEGNEKEENKSEIPNWLNQFSSLAAYLVKK, encoded by the exons ATGACTGATGTACAAATACAAAATCAAACTAGTAACTTCAACACtagtaaaaaagaatttgagAATAGATATGATGATAAAGCGTTAAGGATTTTATGCGTAAAAAACATACCAAAAGAgacaaaagaaaatgaacTCTTGGATTTATTTAAACCTTTTGGTACTATAGAAAGTATTAATCTTAAAGTGAATAAAAATGTTGGACCTTACGCAATTTATGCTCATGTTCTTTTTAGTGCTCCTGAGGAGGCTAAAAGGTGTCTAAAGCaaatgaatggaaaaattttaa AAGGGAGAGCTTTAAGAATAGATTTTAAAAGGTATAACAACAAATTAGATGATGATGAGAACagcaattttaaaaattacaacaataataataatagtaataataacaataataataatggaaatggcaataataataaataccatagaaaaataaatagaaacaATCAATTCTATAATAACAGACATACCAACAATAATAAGCGACCTCCAAGGAAT GATGGCCCATTAACGGACGATAATAACAATCTTCATGATacagaaacaaaaaattttagggATTATGAG CAGGTGAACAAGAGGCCTCGAATGGGTAATACAAACGAgaatacaaattttataaatgctAGTAATCTAAATAATGACTttgattttaataaattactaAAAGATTATGGTGATCGAcaacttttaaataattttaacagtgatgataaaaataatgaagtaGAACAAATTATACAAACATTAATTAAAGACATGATGAATAAACCCgcaagaataaaattatatttatgcgACCACCTAAGGCAGTGTGCGCAACATGTTTTTAATAGACCAGTTGTAAGTTTAAACTTAAATAATGACTATATTAAGAATTTTAATGCTGTTAATAGTACTAGTAATGTGAACAATGTTAGCAGTGTAAGTAGTATTAGCAATATTAACAGTATTAGTAGTGTTAACAATATAAGCAGTGTTAACAGTGTTAGCAATATTAACAGTATCAATAGTGGTTCCTCCTTTATTCCATTTAATCAGCAAGAACagcaaaatattatatctaaTTTAAATAACTACGTAAATATAAAGGAGCCGAATTTGCAAAACATGAATAATGATATGTACAACGTACAAATGACAACCATACGTAATAGCGCCAATATACCAAACAGCTGTGGTACAGTAACaaataatgattttttattatgtaataatagtaatatggATAGTGGAAGCACTATgaataatggtaataatatgaataatagtagtaatgtgaataatagtattaatataaatagtggtaataatatgaatagtggtaataatatgaatagtggtaataatatgaatagtggtaataatatgaatagtggtaataatatgaatagtggtaataatatgaatagtggtaataatatgaatagtggtaataataataatagtagtaacacGAAAAGTGTTATATGGAAGGGCATTCTAGAAAtgagaaataaagaaaatttaaaagtaatAGGATATGCATTAAATGGTAATGTGAatgcatttttaaataataatattaaaaacattgTTATAAATcataggaaaaaaatgaagaatttaCCTAAAATGGAAGCTGCATACTATTTtgaaattgaaaataaagcagatgaaaatatatttgaatcatataaaaattattttaatagtaAAGATAGAGTCGGTTTAGCATCAACAGATAATAAttggcatatatatattatatttccaGGTAGTCCaatatttaatgaattttgtagtaagaatattaataataacaatttaaataatatttttattggaGTTGTTTGTTATAACCCTCAAattttagataaaaaaaactcATTTCCTTTGATGACACAAAATGCAAATAATAGTATGAACAATttaaattcaaataataagacaaatgtaaattacaataataatttgaataaaaatatgaataattctaattttaaacataagaataattttatgaattctgcaaataattttgaaaataataagaatattaattCGTATAACAATATgatgataaaagaaaaaggaaataacATGATGAATGTAGCAAACTCTCATATTCAGAACAGTgcattaaatttaaatagtaATATGATGAAAAGTACTCGAAATAATAACGCAATTAATTCTAATTATATCAGTAATATCAATGCTGCTACTACGACTATTAATAGTACCATGGCTACTACTTCaactactactgctactgctactgctactgctactgctactactactacgaataataataataataataataataataataataataacaataataataacagtaataataacaataacaatattgACAATAAAGCTGATTTTCCATGTGTTTTGGGTAAccaaaatattcaaaaaaataattctcaAAATAGTATCCTTGTTCCAGCACATCAAACAAATGATACATTCAAAAATTCAAATGAAGGAAATGAAAAGGAGGAAAACAAAAGTGAAATACCAAATTGGCTCAATCAATTTAGTTCGTTGGCCGCATATCTtgtcaaaaaataa
- the PmUG01_12071500 gene encoding conserved Plasmodium protein, unknown function, whose amino-acid sequence MDLNKNDKSTGCKKNVILEVKNDNKLEIYESLYLTIREFEKDFGILNTNYSLKDLEKVLNPVEFADFNSFLAYSICSIFYCYLKISGDFLNNHPIKTKLKNVQSLMKEIKEKIKNNSEEKRSLTINKEASKRIIDSCVSYNKDLKKRKY is encoded by the coding sequence ATGGAcctaaataaaaatgataaatctACAGGGTGCAAGAAAAATGTGATTTTAGAAgtgaaaaatgataataaactAGAAATTTATGAAAGCCTATATCTTACTATTAGGGAGTTTGAAAAAGATTTTGGAatattaaatacaaattattcTCTAAAGGATTTGGAAAAAGTGTTAAACCCTGTTGAATTTGCtgattttaattcatttctTGCTTATTCTATTTgttctatattttattgctatttaaaaatatctgGTGACTTTCTAAATAATCACCCCATCAAaactaaattaaaaaatgtccAATCATTaatgaaagaaataaaagaaaaaattaaaaataatagtgaAGAAAAAAGATCTCTTACTATTAATAAAGAAGCTTCGAAAAGAATAATAGATTCTTGCGTTTCGTATAATAAGgatttaaaaaagagaaaatattaa
- the CLK1 gene encoding protein serine/threonine kinase-1, putative produces MLQDKYIDNNEKYNKYRIYNYCRNYINDIKNKYMGFSNTYKNNSPNRYYYESRRNNNYYRYNNNNYNAYNNNTNNNSSNNNGYKLLRHKRYRSYRSYRSLSNSKHKTRFVKKYKNYDEEENIREYKNWKKRSYSSMKRIYDKNQRHHNKVYIESGYNNEDHKNKYVKNYNLSRKKNYYSYKKRIYSGRRNYDTHFGQGNIFYNNEYYLFNDGATLKKKKIYHGRSSFRSKLQSQEMYVDRIYNKRRYFSRNNRYTVNNNTIRSRAETSYKDKNRLGKSQIHRNSITTHDDGSRKSDGNYERKEFEEDEEEEGELEELEGTERERGGAVVGGGNNERGCRHIGYKDKINRSSGVSFNNKFHRNKKRGHFSNRRSRGYSGNSSRRSSIRGKGSSMSLRRDSYYTYSQRKRQHIDKYSDSYKKTISRESSDIYCRRKNVNKRNRTKVSYTEDIKKKKKKKKENNDSDDEIVHFSWKKGMILNECYIVIRKMGDGTFGRVLLCQHLDTKKYYAVKVIRNIKKYTKSAKIEADILKKIQNDDIKNNNIVKYHGKFMYYDHMCLIFEPLGPSLYEIITKNNYNGFHIEDIKLYCIEILKALNYLRKLSLTHTDLKPENILLDDPYFEKTLTTVRRVTDGRKVQIYRTKSTGIKLIDFGCATFKSDYHGSIINTRQYRAPEVILNLGWDVSSDMWSFGCVLAELYTGSLLFRTHEHLEHLAMMESIIHPIPKKMLYEAAKTNGSKYINKDQLRLAWPENASSINSVKHVKRCLPLYKIIKHDLFCDFLYNILQIDPALRSSPSELLKHKFLEQNYEYF; encoded by the coding sequence ATGTTACAAGACAAGTACattgataataatgaaaaatataataaatatagaatatataattattgtagaaattatataaacgatataaaaaataaatacatggGTTTCTCAaacacatataaaaataatagccCCAATAGGTATTATTATGAGTCCAGGAGAAATAATAACTATTAcagatataataataataattataatgcatacaataataataccaataataatagtagtaacaataatgggtataaattattaagacATAAAAGATATAGAAGCTATAGAAGTTACAGAAGTTTAAGTAATTCGAAGCATAAAACGAggtttgtaaaaaaatataaaaattatgatgaggaagaaaatataagagaatataaaaattggaaaaagcGTAGTTATTCTTCtatgaaaagaatatatgATAAGAATCAGAGACATCataataaagtatatatagaatcaggatataataatgaagatcataaaaataagtatgtaaaaaattataatttgtctagaaaaaaaaattattattcttataagAAGAGAATATATAGTGGTAGAAGAAATTATGACACTCATTTTGGACAagggaatattttttataataacgAATATTACTTGTTTAATGATGGAGCAActttaaagaaaaagaaaatatatcatgGTAGGAGTAGTTTCAGAAGTAAATTGCAAAGCCAGGAAATGTACGTAGACagaatatataacaaaagaaGATATTTTAGTCGAAATAATAGATATACTGTTAACAATAATACAATAAGAAGTAGAGCAGAAACTAGTTATAAGGACAAGAATCGATTAGGTAAATCACAAATTCATAGAAATAGTATCACCACTCATGATGATGGTTCAAGAAAATCGGATGGGAATTATGAAAGGAAAGAATTTGAAGAAGATGAGGAAGAGGAAGGAGAACTGGAAGAATTAGAAGGAACAGAAAGAGAAAGAGGAGGAGCAGTAGTAGGTGGAGGAAACAACGAACGAGGATGTAGACACATTGgatataaagataaaataaacagaAGTTCCGGTGtatcatttaataataaatttcatagaaataaaaaaagggggCACTTCAGTAATAGGCGTAGTAGAGGTTACAGTGGCAATAGTAGTAGAAGAAGCAGCATACGCGGAAAAGGCTCAAGCATGTCTCTAAGGAGAGATAGTTATTATACCTATTCGCAAAGAAAAAGACAAcatatagataaatatagtgattcttataaaaaaacgaTATCAAGAGAATCATCTGATATATAttgtagaagaaaaaatgtgAATAAGAGGAATAGAACGAAAGTTTCCTATACAGAagatataaagaaaaaaaagaaaaagaaaaaagaaaataatgacTCAGATGATGAAATTGTTCATTTTAGTtggaaaaaaggaatgaTATTAAATGAATGTTATATTGTTATACGTAAAATGGGGGATGGAACTTTTGGAAGAGTTTTGCTCTGTCAACATTTAGAtacgaaaaaatattatgcagTGAAAgttattagaaatataaaaaaatatacgaaaTCTGCAAAAATAGAAGCAgacattttgaaaaaaattcaaaatgatgatattaaaaataataatattgtaaaatatcATGGTAAGTTTATGTATTATGATCACATGTGTTTAATTTTTGAGCCTTTGGGTCCATcattatatgaaattataacaaaaaataattacaatgGTTTTCATATAGAGGACATTAAACTGTATTGTATAGAAATTTTGAAGGCATTAAATTATCTTCGGAAATTATCTTTAACACATACGGATTTGAAGCcggaaaatattttattagatgatccttattttgaaaaaacattAACAACAGTCAGAAGAGTTACTGATGGAAGGAAAGTACAAATTTACAGAACTAAGTCGACAGgtattaaattaattgaCTTTGGCTGTGCAACTTTTAAAAGTGATTATCATGGTTCTATAATTAATACAAGACAATACAGAGCTCCTGaagttattttaaatttaggaTGGGATGTATCTAGTGATATGTGGAGTTTTGGCTGTGTATTGGCTGAACTTTATACGGGTTCCTTATTATTTAGAACCCATGAACATTTAGAACATTTAGCTATGATGGAAAGTATTATTCATCCAATACCCAAAAAAATGCTATACGAAGCTGCAAAAACTAATggatcaaaatatataaataaggaTCAATTAAGATTAGCTTGGCCAGAAAATGCATCCAGTATAAATTCTGTTAAGCATGTTAAGAGGTGTTTACCATtgtacaaaattattaaacatgatttattttgtgatttcttatataatatattgcaAATTGATCCAGCTCTTAGATCTTCCCCTTCCGAATTATTAAAGCACAAATTTCTTGAACAAAATTATGAGTATTTTTAA
- the PmUG01_12071700 gene encoding mitochondrial ribosomal protein S29 precursor, putative, protein MKSLSVFVRKINTYKITSIINNTKVHKTYIERNRKNEDDIHNIYNKELVAFPYDEDRYSKLLNIQVKKEKRHMNDFFFNSNIYINVENEKIKNIKSSDFCIENIDKYFLFEKEYLDTFFPEGLSGELPKDILMHNGDTDNLDMLINEIKNNSNSSSTGSNISSSSNSNSSSSSNSRSSSSSRSSSNSSSDTRDKKTIMNNLQNVKGVGILYRKLTYEIINELLHCAQDFKSNKKRDSYDLDNYFLQKNIISPYYDISAMMENSATINEGVKANTFSYTTHTDNKLRMNKDHNWENNENISSSYRSRSILIDGKRGTGKSCILNSVVLWAKLNNWFVIFIPNMKKYKFDINDIVRSNTNLYIQPELSRQFLEDIVKVNENFLKEIKINKNILNTTCLDGTHLLYNKRIYDDIIKKTINAEIENDETYNSISEREKNMFKQKLYKFYYDNVKIPNILDKFSIPPNLLELANIGINNASYANLCTYALFEHLKRQTEFPLLIATDQYNYSLSVSEYLSINFENTKYNGYIPTYYFTIPKLLLQWNASKYKRCVKIVATCWDRENRRNFRPDLLGIHKKEIKTVRNYTLREFKNYVAHLFNQNVIYNFDINKLEYFYMLTGGNGFQARKLLTTLY, encoded by the exons ATGAAATCGCTGTCAGTGTTTGTTAGGAAAATTAacacatataaaattacatcGATTATTAACAATACTAAGGTTCACAAAACATACATagaaagaaatagaaaaaatgaagacgatatacataacatatataataaagaattagTTGCATTCCCATATGATGAAGATAGATATAGCAAGTTATTAAATATTCAAGTAAAGAAGGAGAAAAGGCATATGAatgatttcttttttaactcaaatatatatataaatgtggaaaatgagaaaataaaaaatataaaatcatCTGACTTTTGTATtgaaaatatagataaatattttctttttgaaaaagaatatttggATACATTTTTTCCCGAAGGGCTATCAGGAGAGCTCCCTAAGGATATATTAATGCATAACGGGGATACCGACAACTTGGACATgttaattaatgaaataaaaaataacagtaatagtagtagtactGGTAGTAATatcagtagtagtagtaatagtaatagcagtagtagtagtaatagtagaagtagtagtagtagtagaagtagtagtaatagcaGTAGCGATACGCGTGATAAAAAGACTATAATGAACAACTTGCAGAATGTGAAAGGTGTCGGAATATTATACAGAAAATTAACGTATGAgattataaatgaattattacaCTGCGCACAAGACTTTAAATCAAATAAGAAAAGAGATTCGTACGATTtagataattattttttacaaaaaaatatcatcTCACCGTATTATGATATAAGCGCTATGATGGAGAACAGTGCTACCATCAATGAGGGAGTAAAGGCAAACACTTTTTCCTATACTACACATACAGACAACAAATTAAGGATGAATAAAGATCATAACTGGGAGAACAATGAAAACATCTCTTCTTCATACAGAAGTAGGAGCATCTTAATAGACGGAAAAAGAGGTACAGGAAAGAGCTGCATATTAAATAGTGTTGTTTTGTGGGCAAAGCTAAACAACTGGTTTGTCATTTTTATACCTAATatgaaaaagtataaatttgatataaatgatattGTTCGCAGTAAtactaatttatatatcCAACCAGAGTTAAGCAGACAATTCCTTGAAGATATTGTAAAagttaatgaaaattttttaaaagaaattaaaataaataaaaatattttaaatactaCTTGTTTAGATGGAACacatttattatacaataaaagaatatacgatgatattattaaaaagacAATTAATGCAGAAATAGAAAATGATGAGACATATAACAGCATAAGTGAGAGagagaaaaatatgtttaagcaaaaattatataaattttattatgacAATGTAAAAATTCCAAACATATTAGATAAATTTTCTATACCTCCTAATTTGTTAGAATTAGCAAATATTGGAATAAACAATGCTTCTTATGCAAATctgtgtacatatgcattATTTGAACATCTAAAAAGGCAAACTGAATTTCCTCTATTAATTGCAACAGATCAGTATAATTACTCCCTAAGTGTTTCTgaatatttatctattaattttgaaaatacgAAATATAATGGCTATATACCAACCTACTACTTTACTATACCAAAATTATTACTACAGTGGAATGCCTCCAAATATAAAAGATGTGTTAAAATTGTAGCTACTTGTTGGGATAGGGAAAATCGAAGAAATTTTAGGCCTGACCTCCTTGGAATAcacaaaaaagaaatcaaGACTGTTCGTAATTACACTCTAAGAGAGTTCAAAAACTACGTTGCTCATTTGTTTAACCAAAATGttatttacaattttgaCATTAATAAATTGGAATATTTCTACATGCTAACAG GCGGAAATGGGTTCCAAGCGAGAAAGCTCCTAACAACTTTGTACTGA
- the MAK5 gene encoding ATP-dependent RNA helicase MAK5, putative: MTLFTSALKKEGLVSIEKANPVNLKILCEDDLKKTEQEKTADFSEDKKEEVKEKTKKNSKKLVLNKTKKAKKTPSQADEKNSEKGELIKVGKKKINKKEENKKEENKKREDKKEEDKKEEDKKEEDNREEEREEVQNKEEEREEVQNKEVQNKEEDNREEDNREEDNREEDNREEDNREEDNREEDNREEDNREEDNREENNKEKIKKDEKKKRRKRKRKNKNRRLLKSAEEEEESSKKKKVVSKKKINKKAEKSQKENKKRQIKNKRNGTKGEDSLNKNNENKKKERFDIHALINNEDSFKNIKDIKCLIVYKRWNMNKSIDIFYSILKGLYDNKFWKPTEIQMKTLEEAISFKNDIVAISKTGTGKTLTFCLPILNNLVKKKLMEYAKKQKSPQKFRGLILVPTRELALQILNHFGYINKYINLYITTLIGGININKQKRIISKKPEIIICTPGRLRYFLELEEKINYIFEMKNIRYFACDEIDKMIETSFIKDISFISKHLYKSVGGKKRKFVQTFLISATLGLTVQLQNENLAKFLNVVTIRKENSTVINISDENAGNGSNSNCILPAGLTLNIAKCEKSKILQKLYYLLTLYFNNELTSNDDKKKVETNEEEKKEVNMNEKMQNEEDKEEDNIKKVIIFVNTIKRTRELFTVFRYLFFDQALETSLPKKHRSNIVLKNKVKFFSVHSQQKLKYRVQSIFNFSQSNCNSVLFCTDVLSRGIDLDKCDLIIQLNCPVNDVTFVHRSGRTARNFKTGKCICFVADDEVSKWANALKKIGLNFEEQKELEELKRIDDKDSTKIKRALLYCAQLVKMNRKMKERSCKLFFRKLAELADLEGECDFSSDSDDQYANKADEEIYKQMIHSKKMLYKILYED; this comes from the exons ATGACACTTTTTACGTCTGC ACTGAAAAAGGAAGGACTGGTGTCAATTGAGAAAGCAAATCCTGTTAACTTAAAAATACTGTGTGAAGATGACTTGAAAAAAACAGAACAGGAAAAGACTGCGGATTTTAGTGAGGATAAAAAAGAGGAGGTGaaagaaaaaacgaaaaaaaattccaaaaaattagttctgaataaaacaaagaaagCAAAAAAGACCCCATCACAAGCTGACGAAAAAAATTCGGAAAAGGGCGAACTAATTAAAgttggaaaaaagaaaattaacaaaaaggaagagaacaaaaaggaagaaaacaaaaagaggGAGGATAAAAAGGAAGAGGACAAAAAGGAAGAGGACAAAAAGGAAGAGGACAACAGGGAAGAGGAAAGAGAGGAAGTGCAAAACAAGGAAGAGGAAAGAGAGGAAGTGCAAAACAAGGAAGTGCAAAACAAGGAAGAGGATAACAGGGAAGAGGATAACAGGGAAGAGGATAACAGGGAAGAGGATAACAGGGAAGAGGACAACAGGGAAGAGGATAACAGGGAAGAGGATAACAGGGAAGAGGACAACAGGGAAGAGGATAACAGGGAAGAGAACAACaaggaaaagataaaaaaggatgaaaaaaaaaagagaagaaagagaaaaagaaagaacaaaaatagaAGACTTCTGAAAAGCGCAGAGGAAGAAGAGGAGAgctcaaaaaagaaaaaagttgtaagcaaaaagaaaataaataaaaaggcGGAAAAAtcacaaaaagaaaataaaaaaagacaaataaagaataaacgAAATGGTACTAAAGGGGAGGACAGTTTGAAtaagaataatgaaaataaaaaaaaagaaagatttGATATACATGCACTTATTAATAATGAAGACAGTTTTAAGAACATAAAGGATATTAAATGCTTAATAGTTTACAAAAGATGGAATATGAATAAATCAATAGACATATTTTACAGCATATTGAAAGGCTTATATGACAACAAATTTTGGAAGCCAACAGAAATTCAAATGAAGACATTGGAAGAGGCAATAAGTTTTAAAAACGACATCGTAGCTATATCAAAAACAGGTACAGGAAAAACATTAACCTTCTGCTTGCcgatattaaataatttagtaaagaaaaaattaatggaatatgcaaaaaaacaaaaaagccCACAAAAATTTAGAGGTTTAATATTAGTACCAACCAGGGAATTAGCTCTTCAGATATTAAACCATTTCgggtatataaataaatatattaatttgtatattacAACATTAATAGGAggtataaatattaacaaacaGAAAAGAATTATATCCAAGAAACcagaaataattatatgtacaccTGGAAGACTAAGATATTTCTTAGAATtagaggaaaaaattaattatatatttgaaatgaaaaacatCAGATATTTTGCTTGCGATGAAATTGACAAAATGATTGAAACGTCGTTTATAAAGGATATAAGCTTTATTTcgaaacatttatataagtcTGTAGGGggtaagaaaagaaaatttgtACAGACCTTTCTTATATCGGCTACATTAGGTTTAACAGTTCAGCTGCAAAATGAAAATCTAGCTAAATTTTTGAATGTTGTTACAATACGAAAGGAAAATTCAACTGTTATCAATATATCGGATGAAAATGCAGGTAATGGTAGTAATTCTAATTGCATCTTACCAGCGGGTCTTACAttaaatatagcaaaatgtgaaaaatcgaaaattttgcaaaaactttattatttgttaacattatattttaacaatgaATTAACAAGTAATGATGATAAGAAAAAGGTTGAGACGAATGAGGAGGAGAAAAAGGAGGTGAACATGAATGAGAAAATGCAGAATGAGGAAGATAAAGAAGAGGACAATAtcaaaaaagtaattattttCGTGAACACAATTAAAAGGACAAGAGAGCTTTTTACAGTATTTcgatatttattttttgaccAAGCTCTAGAAACATCTTTGCCAAAAAAACATAGAAGTAATatagttttaaaaaacaaagtaaaaTTCTTTTCTGTACATTCCCAGCAAAAACTAAAATATCGAGTACAAAGTATATTCAACTTTTCCCAAAGCAATTGCAATTCTGTATTATTCTGTACCGATGTATTAAGTAGAGGAATAGATTTGGACAAATGCGATTTGATTATTCAGCTGAATTGTCCAGTCAACGATGTTACCTTCGTTCATAGATCAGGTCGCACGGCTAGAAATTTCAAGACGG GTAAATGTATCTGTTTCGTAGCGGACGATGAGGTTTCAAAATGGGCAAAcgccttaaaaaaaataggattAAATTTTGAAGAACAAAAGGAACTTGAGGAGTTGAAAAGAATAGACGATAAAGATagcacaaaaataaaaagagcaCTTTTATATTGTGCACAATTGGTGAAAATGAATaggaaaatgaaagaaagaagttgtaaacttttttttcgtaaacTAGCAGAATTGGCAGATTTAGAAGGCGAATGTGATTTCAGCTCAGATTCAGATGATCAGTATGCAAACAAGGCTGATGAGGAAATTTATAAGCAAATGATTCActcaaaaaaaatgttatataaaattctatACGAAGACTAA